One Bacillus sp. FJAT-52991 genomic region harbors:
- a CDS encoding acid-soluble spore protein N, with protein MGNPKRNSKDFAPNQLGTQQKAAGGNKGQKMQDKSGKQPDVINGS; from the coding sequence GTGGGTAATCCAAAAAGAAATAGCAAAGATTTTGCGCCAAATCAATTGGGCACACAGCAAAAGGCAGCCGGCGGAAATAAAGGTCAAAAAATGCAAGACAAATCTGGGAAACAGCCAGATGTGATCAATGGATCATGA
- a CDS encoding YvrJ family protein: MEQLLPFIQDVGFPIAVTFYLLYRMEAKLDAVIQSIQTLPEKMRE; the protein is encoded by the coding sequence ATGGAGCAATTGCTGCCCTTTATTCAAGATGTCGGCTTTCCGATCGCGGTCACCTTCTATCTTTTGTATCGAATGGAAGCAAAGCTAGATGCGGTCATCCAATCGATTCAGACATTACCTGAGAAAATGCGGGAGTAA
- a CDS encoding GntR family transcriptional regulator, which produces MALHIRITNSGDEPIYAQIQRQIKEQILCGELQEKTALPSIRKLAKELQISVITTKKAYEELEREGYIETYPGKGSYVSAQNPELLKEKQLKIIEDQLTTVVRQSKAFQMSLPELTEMLALIYEEE; this is translated from the coding sequence ATGGCTTTACATATTCGCATTACGAACAGTGGCGATGAGCCGATCTATGCACAGATTCAGCGACAAATTAAAGAGCAAATTTTGTGCGGTGAACTTCAGGAAAAAACAGCGCTGCCATCGATCCGTAAGCTAGCGAAAGAGTTACAGATTAGTGTGATTACGACGAAAAAAGCGTATGAAGAATTGGAACGAGAGGGTTATATTGAGACATATCCTGGCAAAGGTTCTTACGTATCAGCACAAAACCCTGAATTATTAAAAGAAAAACAATTGAAAATTATTGAAGATCAATTAACCACAGTGGTCAGACAAAGCAAGGCTTTTCAAATGTCTCTTCCTGAATTAACAGAGATGCTTGCTCTAATTTACGAGGAGGAATAA
- a CDS encoding TIGR04104 family putative zinc finger protein, with translation MAHCQSCQKKWNRREILRAGFSKNGLACPYCGTKQYISAKTTNRLTLTYWSSVFLLVLLNLSFVELSSEDEPYWW, from the coding sequence ATGGCTCATTGTCAAAGTTGTCAAAAAAAATGGAACAGGAGAGAGATACTTCGAGCAGGCTTTTCAAAAAACGGCCTCGCTTGTCCATACTGTGGGACTAAGCAATATATTTCTGCCAAAACGACAAACCGACTTACATTAACATATTGGAGTTCGGTTTTTCTGCTTGTTTTATTGAATCTATCGTTTGTGGAGTTAAGTAGTGAGGATGAGCCGTATTGGTGGTGA
- a CDS encoding DUF1659 domain-containing protein gives MAETMLSKSTLRLVFNHGVDTKGQPILKSKTFSNIDEMATATNLQTASQAIAALVEKPMVMIVRNDLSEIN, from the coding sequence ATGGCAGAAACAATGCTATCAAAATCCACTTTACGCCTAGTGTTTAACCATGGAGTTGATACAAAGGGACAACCTATTCTTAAGTCAAAAACATTCTCCAACATCGATGAAATGGCTACAGCTACTAATTTACAAACTGCGTCTCAAGCGATTGCTGCTTTAGTGGAAAAACCAATGGTCATGATCGTCCGCAACGATTTATCAGAAATTAACTAA
- a CDS encoding ABC-2 transporter permease: MKNLMVLDIQGMNRLLLFMTPFIFLTSITAGHSYQFIVFVFAVSAYYVMISNMPDKQNPDRSLLIHTLPITRTQMVVAKYIEGLMWFLIAVTVYIVIAGGFGGFIIAPVPKWKDVIIVLSMLLFVMSVFYPLYYRWGYYVAIASAGPIILVLFTSSVFYQSLLPKLFDHWLATPSFLYTLFSLAIVTCIMSMFSSIRLFEANR; the protein is encoded by the coding sequence ATGAAAAATTTAATGGTATTAGATATTCAAGGGATGAATCGACTGTTATTATTTATGACTCCATTTATCTTTTTAACGAGTATAACAGCTGGCCATTCGTATCAATTTATCGTGTTTGTATTTGCTGTTTCGGCTTATTATGTCATGATCTCTAATATGCCGGATAAACAAAATCCGGATCGCTCCCTTTTAATTCATACCTTGCCGATCACTCGTACACAAATGGTCGTAGCAAAATATATAGAAGGCTTGATGTGGTTTCTCATCGCAGTTACTGTTTATATCGTAATTGCTGGTGGATTCGGCGGTTTTATCATTGCACCAGTTCCTAAATGGAAGGATGTTATTATCGTATTGAGCATGCTTCTATTTGTGATGAGCGTTTTTTATCCATTGTACTACCGTTGGGGATACTATGTAGCGATCGCCTCAGCTGGTCCCATTATATTAGTATTATTCACTTCAAGTGTCTTTTATCAAAGCTTGCTGCCAAAGTTATTTGACCATTGGCTCGCAACCCCATCATTCTTATACACTCTCTTCAGCTTAGCGATAGTCACTTGCATCATGTCTATGTTTTCATCCATTCGGCTGTTTGAAGCTAATAGGTGA
- a CDS encoding ABC-2 transporter permease, with protein MIQLVIRELTLIRPIFYLMYSATALILLRLAMTDGYVNMGAILYVFILSFFCVISLSQSDREQPSTRFLAQSLPVWRKQLVGARFLVSIPVLAISFIIYIITGAVISFINIGITVSMLSWQDVVVICLLHFVASSIYHMMYYRFGYYVSGVFGMFIILFSCSFMFGVLVGTGLMQECLFLFSQPLYLLGMLAVTGLIIGFSYLLCVRLYEKYRS; from the coding sequence GTGATTCAGCTTGTGATTCGAGAATTGACACTTATTCGACCGATTTTTTATCTAATGTATTCGGCGACAGCACTGATATTATTGCGTTTGGCGATGACGGACGGATATGTGAATATGGGAGCCATTCTGTATGTATTTATACTCTCTTTTTTTTGTGTTATCTCTTTGAGTCAAAGCGATCGGGAACAACCGAGCACTCGTTTTTTAGCTCAATCCTTACCAGTGTGGAGAAAACAACTGGTCGGCGCTCGTTTTTTAGTGAGCATACCAGTGCTTGCGATTAGTTTTATCATTTATATCATTACTGGGGCTGTAATTTCTTTCATCAATATTGGAATCACTGTATCGATGCTAAGTTGGCAAGATGTAGTTGTTATATGCCTGCTTCACTTTGTTGCTAGTTCAATTTATCATATGATGTATTATCGATTTGGCTATTATGTTAGTGGCGTTTTTGGGATGTTTATTATCCTTTTTTCTTGCAGTTTTATGTTTGGCGTTTTAGTGGGGACAGGATTAATGCAAGAGTGTTTATTTTTATTTAGTCAACCGTTATATCTATTAGGAATGTTAGCAGTGACAGGGCTGATCATTGGATTTAGCTACTTACTCTGTGTTCGTTTGTATGAGAAATATCGCTCTTAA
- a CDS encoding ABC transporter ATP-binding protein yields the protein MEHILEVQHVSKTFKNFSLDDVSLSVRKGFIMGFIGPNGAGKSTLIKCIMDFIPYEQGTIKLFGKTHAEATKEIKDRIGFVADENIYFDHLTIEANKKMVAPFYSQWSDSTFYEYLEKFGLNRKQKVKSLSKGMKMKLALAFALSHEAELIIMDEPTAGLDPVFRRELLDILLEVIQDENKAIFFSTHITTDLESIADYITMINNGRIVFSKEKDELLDHFQIVKGPTEIVGEVKSHLIHIRKTSVGFEALTEKGALLREKYGDRLSLEKPTLDQIMYFFVKEGVK from the coding sequence ATGGAACATATTTTAGAGGTACAGCACGTATCAAAAACATTTAAGAATTTCAGTTTGGATGATGTCAGTTTATCAGTAAGAAAAGGCTTTATAATGGGATTTATCGGTCCAAACGGGGCGGGGAAATCCACGTTGATTAAATGTATAATGGATTTTATTCCTTATGAGCAAGGAACAATTAAGCTTTTCGGCAAAACACATGCGGAGGCCACGAAGGAGATTAAAGATCGCATCGGCTTTGTAGCAGATGAAAATATTTACTTTGATCATTTAACGATTGAAGCAAATAAAAAAATGGTGGCACCGTTTTATTCGCAGTGGAGTGATTCGACTTTTTACGAGTATTTGGAGAAATTTGGATTAAATCGCAAGCAAAAAGTGAAGAGCTTATCTAAAGGAATGAAAATGAAGCTGGCATTAGCCTTCGCTTTATCGCATGAAGCGGAATTGATTATCATGGATGAGCCAACAGCAGGACTCGATCCGGTTTTTCGTCGAGAGCTTCTTGATATCTTGCTTGAAGTGATTCAGGACGAGAATAAAGCGATTTTTTTCTCTACACATATTACGACGGACCTTGAAAGCATTGCTGATTATATCACGATGATTAACAATGGACGGATCGTTTTTAGCAAGGAAAAAGATGAATTGCTTGACCATTTTCAAATCGTGAAAGGTCCGACCGAAATAGTAGGTGAGGTGAAGTCACACTTGATTCATATTAGAAAAACAAGTGTTGGCTTTGAAGCGTTAACGGAAAAAGGTGCGCTGTTGCGTGAAAAATATGGAGATCGCCTTTCACTTGAAAAGCCGACGCTTGATCAAATTATGTACTTTTTTGTGAAGGAGGGGGTGAAGTGA
- a CDS encoding DUF2922 domain-containing protein, which yields MAKTLQLHFTTDLGKTASLTLDYPKEPVDPALVKQSMEAIIAANVFNSTNGKFVTIKEANLIDRTVTNIVIE from the coding sequence ATGGCTAAGACACTGCAACTACACTTCACTACTGACCTGGGCAAAACAGCATCTTTAACACTTGACTATCCGAAAGAACCGGTAGACCCTGCCCTAGTGAAACAATCGATGGAGGCGATCATTGCCGCCAATGTCTTTAACTCAACAAACGGAAAATTCGTAACGATTAAAGAAGCCAACTTAATCGACCGTACCGTCACAAACATCGTTATCGAGTAA